Proteins found in one Corynebacterium canis genomic segment:
- a CDS encoding DUF7373 family lipoprotein: protein MNKLKFSMVALLSATMLTACSLPESLTGALPGMSKSTSETPTSTEQKPAEPTYDSGTYKTEPGKQIETTADLTRAVEPFVLGEYVPLPYEIDGILTETKGAITIFGAKSMALHLSQNLVHKLEEFRPIYGYLNSASSLRDKPIDPDFGINHSVIRFEDADSALRAAEGLHGVMITDGSKFMETDEPKPSTPITVPGMERSLISSSFQEYDNTTSYMSFTPHQEYVIYTWVSAPVGEEAWNDRTVKKALDLQIPLLEQFPSVKTEAGFGKTDEFPPVDPGGVLRYAVPYRDEDSPKSTPGSLGPRGIAGRFYNSKFIHDTLVQTNSVHNGKNASYVFRADTDFGAKSIFNAFVDDSLKDGAVEYEDPQKIPDTTCTMNEDSGGQRYDCYVINGRYVGYVSGDADQKTENQEAEKKRVSQQLAAQYKIFLKADQNAVKEEQPKQ from the coding sequence ATGAACAAGCTGAAGTTCAGCATGGTCGCCCTGCTCAGCGCAACAATGCTGACCGCCTGCAGCTTGCCCGAAAGTTTGACTGGGGCATTGCCGGGAATGAGCAAAAGCACCAGTGAAACCCCAACAAGCACGGAACAAAAACCCGCTGAGCCCACATACGATTCAGGCACCTACAAGACTGAGCCTGGGAAACAAATAGAAACGACCGCGGACTTGACGCGCGCAGTCGAACCGTTTGTATTGGGTGAATACGTGCCGCTGCCGTACGAAATCGATGGAATTCTTACGGAAACCAAGGGGGCAATCACGATTTTCGGTGCCAAGAGCATGGCCCTGCACCTCAGCCAAAATCTTGTTCATAAACTCGAGGAATTCAGGCCGATCTATGGTTACCTTAACTCCGCATCTTCGCTGCGGGACAAGCCCATCGATCCCGACTTTGGAATCAACCACTCCGTAATTCGTTTCGAGGACGCCGATTCCGCACTGCGGGCGGCCGAGGGATTGCACGGAGTCATGATCACCGATGGTTCGAAGTTCATGGAAACCGACGAACCGAAACCCTCGACGCCGATCACGGTGCCGGGCATGGAGCGCTCGCTGATCTCCTCGTCGTTCCAAGAGTATGACAACACCACGTCTTACATGTCGTTTACGCCGCACCAAGAGTACGTGATCTATACCTGGGTGTCCGCGCCGGTGGGCGAGGAAGCCTGGAACGACCGCACCGTAAAGAAGGCCCTTGACCTGCAGATTCCATTGCTGGAGCAATTCCCATCGGTGAAAACCGAGGCGGGCTTCGGCAAAACCGACGAATTCCCGCCGGTGGACCCGGGCGGGGTGCTGCGTTACGCCGTGCCGTACCGCGACGAGGATTCGCCTAAGTCGACCCCCGGTTCCTTGGGTCCGCGCGGTATCGCGGGCAGGTTCTATAACTCCAAGTTCATCCACGACACTCTGGTGCAGACCAATTCCGTGCACAACGGTAAAAACGCATCGTATGTGTTCCGCGCGGACACCGATTTCGGCGCTAAGTCGATCTTCAATGCCTTCGTGGACGATTCGCTGAAGGACGGCGCCGTCGAATACGAGGACCCCCAGAAGATTCCGGACACCACCTGCACCATGAACGAGGATTCCGGCGGTCAGCGCTACGATTGCTACGTGATCAACGGCCGCTACGTCGGCTATGTCAGCGGCGATGCGGACCAGAAGACGGAGAACCAGGAGGCGGAAAAGAAGCGGGTGTCCCAGCAGCTCGCCGCCCAATACAAGATTTTCCTCAAGGCGGACCAGAACGCCGTGAAGGAAGAGCAGCCGAAGCAGTAG
- a CDS encoding Hsp70 family protein codes for MSRNHWTIGIDFGTSNTAAAHTNPIKGTVEAVNLSHDRTTMSSSVYVESPDQIDVGDVAINKAETNPAGFVPAPKRVIPQQMFQVNGYDVPSSMPVAAVLSSVVQRVAREHGNEQPSELVLTHPEAWSSNEIKVLLDAAAQLGLSAATITTISEPQAAAHYYSQAKSLEPGQRIAVFDFGGGTLDIAVLQANEDETFDVIAARGDNTLGGKNFDALMRTWVDQQLEDRNPELLDYFRTKAPLQERHALEDSIRRAKELLSEASYATVVASGRGGTERFQITRGEFEELIAPALDKAEELTEVTLADAGIHSPDDLVALYLTGGSSRIPIVQERLKKFGRLATLDDPKTVVAQGAISALRPIVRGMTPQKMGAPEPAPAPGVGGTPAYLPPQANPYGGQQPAPPVAPPTPTPPPHTDLAAKRKGPSGRTIGIMVAAVVAVVAIAGISGYRYLLASSDETTQTTQAEPQTAGADATSESTSTTAADGKLDSQDAVLAKVPANIKDGTENCRVDGTTSSGNLRVRCEVKPLAEESKYFGRTSEYDKPGLSFAIDPNEARYEQHKITEGLYDDRGQENNTLGNADNTANAHITGPTTVDNEFNGRYTNTETGLMITSYDFKDMASAEEYFRSKALL; via the coding sequence ATGTCGCGGAATCACTGGACTATCGGGATTGACTTCGGAACCTCCAACACGGCGGCCGCACACACCAACCCGATCAAGGGGACGGTGGAGGCCGTAAATCTGAGTCACGACCGAACCACAATGTCCTCTTCCGTGTATGTGGAGTCTCCCGATCAGATCGACGTCGGCGATGTTGCCATCAATAAGGCGGAAACCAACCCGGCGGGTTTCGTGCCTGCGCCGAAGCGCGTGATTCCGCAGCAGATGTTCCAGGTCAATGGTTATGACGTCCCCTCGTCCATGCCGGTCGCCGCCGTGTTGTCTTCGGTGGTGCAGCGCGTGGCGCGCGAGCACGGGAATGAGCAACCCTCGGAGCTGGTGCTTACTCACCCTGAGGCGTGGTCCTCAAACGAGATTAAAGTGCTTCTCGACGCCGCGGCACAGCTCGGGTTGTCTGCCGCAACGATTACCACGATTTCTGAGCCCCAAGCCGCGGCGCATTACTATTCGCAGGCGAAAAGCCTGGAGCCCGGCCAACGCATTGCAGTGTTTGACTTCGGCGGCGGCACCCTGGATATCGCGGTGTTGCAGGCCAACGAGGACGAAACCTTCGACGTGATCGCGGCCCGCGGCGACAATACCCTGGGCGGGAAGAATTTTGATGCCCTGATGCGCACCTGGGTTGACCAGCAATTGGAGGACCGTAACCCAGAGTTATTGGACTATTTCCGCACCAAGGCCCCGTTGCAGGAGCGGCACGCCCTTGAGGATTCCATTCGCCGCGCGAAGGAGCTGCTCTCCGAGGCCTCGTACGCGACCGTCGTGGCCAGCGGGCGCGGCGGCACCGAACGCTTTCAGATCACCCGCGGCGAGTTCGAGGAATTGATCGCGCCCGCGTTGGATAAGGCGGAGGAACTTACGGAGGTCACGCTGGCGGACGCCGGAATTCACAGCCCGGACGATCTGGTGGCGCTGTACCTTACCGGCGGCTCGTCGCGAATCCCCATCGTGCAGGAACGGTTGAAAAAGTTCGGTCGCCTAGCCACCCTCGACGATCCAAAGACCGTGGTCGCCCAGGGTGCGATCTCCGCGCTCCGGCCGATCGTGCGCGGCATGACGCCGCAAAAGATGGGCGCCCCAGAACCCGCGCCCGCACCCGGGGTCGGTGGCACCCCGGCGTATTTGCCGCCACAGGCAAATCCGTACGGTGGCCAGCAGCCCGCCCCGCCGGTGGCTCCCCCGACGCCGACGCCGCCACCCCACACCGATTTGGCGGCGAAGCGCAAGGGGCCTTCCGGGCGCACCATTGGGATCATGGTGGCGGCAGTGGTCGCCGTGGTGGCAATCGCCGGTATTAGCGGTTACCGCTACCTATTGGCCAGCAGCGATGAGACCACCCAGACCACCCAGGCGGAGCCGCAAACCGCAGGTGCCGATGCCACCAGCGAATCCACCAGCACCACCGCCGCCGACGGTAAGCTAGATAGCCAGGATGCGGTCTTGGCCAAGGTGCCTGCAAACATCAAGGATGGCACCGAGAATTGCCGGGTGGACGGCACCACCAGCAGCGGAAACCTGCGGGTGCGGTGCGAGGTAAAGCCGCTTGCGGAGGAATCCAAGTACTTTGGCCGCACCAGCGAGTACGACAAACCGGGCTTGAGCTTTGCCATCGACCCCAACGAGGCGCGCTACGAGCAACACAAAATCACCGAAGGCTTATACGATGACCGCGGCCAGGAAAACAACACCCTAGGGAACGCCGACAATACCGCCAACGCGCATATTACCGGCCCGACCACGGTAGATAACGAGTTCAATGGGCGCTACACAAATACCGAAACCGGGCTGATGATCACAAGCTACGATTTCAAGGACATGGCGTCCGCGGAGGAGTACTTCAGATCCAAGGCATTGCTCTAA
- a CDS encoding C39 family peptidase, with protein MTDMDEYGGFGETGHLESLFDFGEVDTEGFQPEDLMSDDPFQAELPNDIVPEPTDATEFDAPAHDEPVDEGSVDDEQADDEPELELDDPSAEFADPSMMAPEDPIVEEPAAPAEDPALQDDGVYGSSHEWNTDWFFQQTDGYCGPTSAAIIVNEYHDAGITDPEYMVNQAYELGLTQDISQGMYMSDVQTLLESSGVPCENVNSSMADLAQRLEDGYGVIAFVDSGEVWGDAADAGVEDNLPDHFLVVTEIDTNTGMVTLADPGSPTGNGTQMTIEQFENAWADSNYEMIATTTPDPELGAAVSDNQQLAIANVTGSDVIR; from the coding sequence ATGACTGACATGGACGAATACGGTGGCTTCGGGGAGACCGGGCACCTAGAGTCCCTCTTTGATTTCGGCGAGGTTGATACCGAGGGCTTCCAGCCCGAGGATCTTATGAGCGACGATCCGTTCCAGGCCGAGCTCCCGAACGACATTGTGCCGGAGCCGACGGATGCAACAGAGTTCGATGCGCCGGCGCATGATGAGCCGGTGGATGAAGGCTCGGTGGACGATGAGCAGGCGGATGACGAGCCGGAGTTGGAGCTGGATGATCCCAGCGCCGAGTTCGCGGACCCCAGCATGATGGCACCCGAGGATCCGATTGTGGAGGAGCCTGCGGCACCGGCCGAGGACCCCGCGCTGCAAGATGATGGCGTGTACGGTAGCTCCCACGAGTGGAATACCGACTGGTTCTTCCAGCAGACGGATGGGTATTGTGGCCCGACCTCCGCCGCGATCATTGTGAACGAGTACCACGACGCCGGAATTACTGACCCCGAATATATGGTCAATCAGGCATACGAGTTGGGCCTGACTCAGGACATTTCTCAAGGCATGTATATGTCCGATGTGCAGACCCTGCTGGAATCCTCCGGCGTACCCTGCGAAAACGTAAACAGTTCCATGGCTGATCTCGCGCAGCGGCTCGAGGACGGTTATGGTGTGATAGCCTTTGTGGACTCGGGTGAGGTGTGGGGCGATGCCGCCGATGCGGGTGTCGAAGACAATCTGCCGGATCATTTCCTGGTAGTCACTGAGATAGACACCAATACCGGTATGGTCACGCTGGCGGATCCGGGCAGCCCCACCGGGAACGGGACCCAGATGACCATTGAACAATTCGAAAACGCGTGGGCCGATAGTAATTATGAAATGATTGCGACGACAACGCCGGATCCGGAATTGGGTGCCGCGGTCAGCGATAACCAGCAACTCGCCATTGCCAATGTCACAGGCAGCGATGTTATCCGGTAG
- a CDS encoding RNA polymerase sigma factor, which yields MSNEWRFVEAMNDAELLSRAREGDQRAFAELVTRYQHIAWSVCVRITQHHQDAEDALQIALASAWQNLGRFRGEAKFGTWFYRIASNSAMALVRKRKPAQSIDDDDDGYVIELADESSAFEERLADQDRLTTALQKLSDESREALVLAEVAGLSYAEIAVHQSASLSATKVRIHRAKKKLAELL from the coding sequence ATGAGCAACGAATGGAGGTTTGTTGAGGCTATGAACGATGCGGAGCTGTTGAGCAGGGCGCGCGAAGGCGATCAGCGTGCCTTTGCTGAACTGGTAACGCGATACCAACACATAGCTTGGAGCGTCTGCGTGCGCATCACACAACACCACCAAGACGCCGAGGACGCCCTGCAGATCGCACTGGCATCTGCCTGGCAAAACCTGGGGCGCTTTCGGGGCGAAGCAAAATTTGGCACCTGGTTTTATCGCATCGCCAGCAACTCGGCGATGGCGCTGGTGCGCAAACGCAAACCCGCCCAATCCATTGACGACGATGACGACGGCTACGTTATCGAGCTGGCGGATGAATCCTCCGCCTTTGAGGAGCGCCTGGCAGACCAGGATCGGCTGACCACGGCGCTGCAAAAACTCTCCGATGAATCCCGCGAAGCCTTGGTATTGGCCGAGGTGGCGGGTCTTTCGTACGCCGAAATAGCCGTCCACCAGAGCGCGTCACTTTCCGCAACCAAAGTGCGCATCCACCGGGCGAAGAAGAAACTAGCGGAATTGTTGTAG
- the leuA gene encoding 2-isopropylmalate synthase: MALNESFISAPTDITTPDGPRAEGQAPWNKQRGSNMAFHRYQPFFTEVEKIELPDRTWPNKVIDRAPQWCAVDLRDGNQALIDPMSPERKRRMFDLLVRMGYKEIEVGFPSASQTDFNFVREIIEQNRIPDDVTIQVLVQAREHLIRRTFEACEGAKNVIVHFYNSTSILQRNVVFRKDKPAIQKLATDAAELIKSIAKDYPDTNWRWEYSPESYTGTELEFAKQVCDAVVEVMDPTPDNPIIINLPSTVEMITPNVYADSIEWMHRNLNRRDSIILSLHPHNDRGTGVAAAELGYMAGADRIEGCLFGNGERTGNVCLVTLGLNLLTQGVDPQIDFSDIRKIRSTVEYCNQLRVPERHPYGGDLVFTAFSGSHQDAVNKGLDAMAARVTPGGTHTDVAWEELRGEQWEVPYLPIDPKDVGRDYEAVIRVNSQSGKGGVAYIMKTDHGIHLPRPLQVEFSSVVQAVTDSEGGEVSSKHMWDIFATEYLDRITPVEQISMRVDAAQTEHDEARIAAHLDVNGEEVTINGRGNGPIAAYANALESLGIDVEVQEYTQHARTAGDDAEAAAYVLASINGKNHWGIGIAGSITYASLKAVTSAVNRALT; encoded by the coding sequence ATGGCTCTGAATGAATCCTTTATCTCCGCGCCCACCGATATCACCACTCCCGATGGGCCCCGAGCAGAAGGCCAAGCCCCTTGGAACAAGCAGCGTGGATCCAATATGGCGTTCCACCGCTACCAACCGTTCTTCACCGAAGTAGAAAAGATCGAACTGCCGGACCGCACGTGGCCGAACAAGGTCATCGATCGCGCCCCGCAGTGGTGCGCGGTGGATTTGCGCGACGGCAACCAAGCGTTGATCGACCCCATGAGCCCAGAGCGCAAGCGCCGCATGTTCGACCTGCTGGTGCGCATGGGCTACAAGGAGATCGAGGTCGGTTTCCCCTCCGCTTCCCAGACGGATTTCAACTTTGTGCGGGAGATCATCGAGCAGAACCGCATTCCGGACGATGTCACTATCCAGGTCTTGGTGCAGGCCCGCGAGCACCTGATTCGCCGCACCTTCGAGGCGTGCGAGGGCGCCAAGAATGTGATCGTGCACTTCTATAATTCCACGTCCATCCTGCAGCGGAACGTCGTGTTCCGGAAGGACAAGCCGGCGATCCAAAAGCTGGCCACGGACGCCGCCGAGCTGATCAAGTCCATCGCCAAGGATTACCCGGACACGAATTGGCGTTGGGAATACTCCCCCGAGTCCTACACGGGCACGGAGCTGGAGTTTGCCAAGCAGGTGTGTGACGCGGTGGTTGAGGTCATGGACCCCACCCCGGACAACCCGATCATTATCAACCTGCCCTCCACCGTGGAAATGATCACCCCGAACGTATATGCGGACTCCATCGAATGGATGCACCGCAACTTGAACCGCCGCGACAGCATTATCCTGTCCCTGCACCCCCACAATGACCGCGGCACGGGCGTCGCGGCCGCCGAGCTGGGCTATATGGCCGGCGCGGACCGCATCGAGGGTTGCTTGTTCGGCAACGGCGAACGCACGGGCAATGTTTGCCTGGTCACCTTGGGTTTGAACCTGCTCACCCAAGGCGTTGACCCGCAGATCGATTTCTCCGATATCCGCAAGATCCGCAGCACGGTGGAGTATTGCAACCAGCTGCGCGTGCCGGAGCGCCACCCCTACGGCGGCGACTTGGTGTTTACCGCCTTCTCCGGTTCGCACCAGGACGCGGTGAACAAGGGTTTGGATGCCATGGCGGCCCGCGTGACCCCGGGGGGCACGCACACGGATGTCGCTTGGGAGGAATTGCGTGGCGAGCAATGGGAGGTCCCCTACCTGCCGATCGACCCGAAGGACGTCGGCCGCGATTACGAGGCCGTGATTCGCGTCAACAGCCAGTCCGGCAAGGGCGGCGTGGCGTACATCATGAAGACCGATCATGGTATTCATTTGCCGCGCCCGCTGCAGGTCGAGTTTTCCTCCGTTGTGCAAGCCGTCACCGATTCCGAGGGCGGCGAGGTGAGCTCCAAGCACATGTGGGATATTTTCGCCACCGAGTACCTGGACCGCATTACGCCCGTGGAGCAGATTTCCATGCGTGTCGACGCCGCGCAGACCGAGCACGACGAAGCCCGCATCGCCGCACACCTCGACGTCAATGGTGAGGAAGTAACCATTAACGGCCGTGGCAATGGTCCCATCGCCGCATACGCAAATGCGCTGGAGTCCTTGGGCATCGATGTTGAGGTCCAGGAGTACACGCAGCATGCCCGCACCGCCGGCGATGACGCTGAAGCCGCCGCCTACGTGCTGGCCAGCATCAATGGCAAGAACCATTGGGGCATCGGCATCGCCGGTTCCATCACATACGCTTCGTTGAAGGCCGTCACCTCGGCCGTCAACCGCGCCCTGACCTAA
- a CDS encoding DMT family transporter: protein MQSDLLAVLFALASAMTLAWGTVVRHRIAGQAPENSSPLTGIPIFSVVKRPLWWAGTVTAFVGYGFQVAALSYGTLLVVQPVLVLSLMFTLPLSAYYDGRRTTATEMMWCGILSLAVATLVVVGKPAPGMTQPPLSLWIPAIAVGAVVLGILYRLAFSCPKQWRAVLLGIVTSGLFGYVAVFSKAAVNIVGEQGAIGLVTNWEPSAVIIGATLATAMQQSSFHADALENSLPAMTISGPIVAFVLGYLVLGEKFQVSGYSWIYIVASLIAMVTAAIALSRHSPSA from the coding sequence ATGCAAAGCGATCTTCTTGCTGTGCTGTTCGCCCTCGCCTCCGCGATGACACTCGCTTGGGGCACGGTGGTTAGGCATCGCATCGCTGGTCAGGCCCCGGAAAACTCGAGCCCGCTGACCGGCATCCCGATCTTTTCCGTGGTAAAGCGCCCGCTGTGGTGGGCGGGCACGGTCACCGCTTTTGTCGGCTATGGTTTCCAGGTTGCGGCGTTGAGTTACGGCACCTTATTGGTGGTGCAGCCGGTGCTGGTGCTTTCGCTGATGTTTACGCTTCCGCTTTCGGCCTATTACGACGGCCGCCGCACCACCGCCACGGAAATGATGTGGTGCGGGATCCTGTCGCTGGCGGTGGCCACGCTGGTGGTGGTGGGCAAACCCGCCCCGGGCATGACGCAGCCGCCGCTTTCCTTGTGGATCCCGGCGATCGCGGTCGGCGCGGTGGTGCTGGGGATCCTGTATCGCCTCGCTTTCTCCTGCCCCAAGCAGTGGCGGGCCGTGCTCTTAGGCATTGTGACCAGTGGTTTGTTCGGCTATGTCGCCGTATTTTCCAAGGCCGCTGTGAATATCGTGGGCGAGCAGGGGGCAATCGGGCTGGTTACCAATTGGGAGCCATCGGCGGTGATTATTGGCGCGACATTGGCCACCGCCATGCAACAATCTTCGTTCCATGCGGACGCGCTGGAGAATTCGCTGCCCGCGATGACCATTTCGGGGCCGATCGTGGCCTTTGTCTTGGGCTACCTCGTGTTGGGGGAAAAATTTCAGGTTTCCGGATACTCCTGGATTTATATTGTGGCATCGCTCATAGCCATGGTCACGGCGGCGATCGCGTTATCCCGCCATTCGCCCTCGGCGTAG
- a CDS encoding aspartate kinase — translation MALVVQKYGGSSLESAERIRSVAERIVATKKQGHDVVVVCSAMGDTTDELLDLAAQVNPVPPAREMDMLLTAGERISNALVAMAIESFGAEAQSFTGSQAGVLTTERHGNARIVDVTPARVRDALDNGKICLVAGFQGVNKDTRDVTTLGRGGSDTTAVALAAALGADVCEIYSDVDGVYTADPRIVPNAQKLEKLSFEEMLELAAVGSKILVLRSVEYARAFNVPLRVRSSYSNDPGTLVAGSMEDIPVEEAVLAGVATDVSEAKVTVLGIPDLPGEAAKVFRVIADAEINIDMVLQNISSLEDGRTDITFTCPRADGPRAMELLKKLQDDGSCKNVLYDDQIGKVSLVGAGMKSHPGVTAVFCEALRDAGVNIELISTSEIRISVLIRENEVEKSVRALHDAFDLGGEEQATVYAGTGR, via the coding sequence GTGGCATTGGTTGTACAGAAATACGGTGGGTCCTCGCTTGAAAGCGCGGAACGCATTCGCTCAGTAGCCGAACGAATCGTGGCCACCAAGAAGCAGGGCCACGATGTGGTGGTGGTCTGCTCGGCGATGGGCGACACAACAGACGAATTGCTCGACCTCGCAGCGCAGGTAAACCCCGTCCCCCCGGCACGCGAAATGGACATGCTGCTCACCGCTGGCGAGCGCATCTCTAACGCATTGGTCGCAATGGCGATCGAATCTTTTGGCGCAGAAGCGCAATCCTTTACCGGCTCCCAGGCCGGCGTGCTCACCACGGAACGGCACGGCAACGCCCGCATTGTGGATGTCACGCCCGCCCGCGTGCGAGACGCGCTGGATAACGGCAAGATCTGCCTCGTAGCCGGGTTCCAAGGCGTGAACAAGGACACCCGCGACGTGACCACCCTGGGGCGCGGCGGCTCCGACACCACGGCCGTCGCGCTGGCCGCGGCGCTGGGCGCAGACGTGTGCGAAATCTACTCCGATGTGGACGGCGTGTATACCGCCGACCCGCGCATCGTGCCCAACGCACAAAAGCTGGAAAAGCTGTCCTTTGAGGAGATGCTGGAGCTCGCCGCGGTGGGCTCGAAGATCCTGGTGCTGCGCAGTGTGGAGTATGCGCGCGCCTTTAACGTCCCGCTCCGCGTTCGTTCGTCTTATAGCAATGACCCCGGCACGCTCGTCGCCGGTTCAATGGAGGATATTCCCGTGGAAGAAGCAGTACTCGCAGGCGTAGCTACCGATGTGTCCGAGGCGAAGGTCACCGTGCTGGGCATCCCGGACCTGCCGGGCGAAGCCGCAAAGGTGTTCCGCGTTATCGCCGACGCTGAAATCAATATCGACATGGTGTTGCAGAACATTTCCTCGCTCGAGGACGGGCGGACCGACATCACCTTCACCTGCCCGCGTGCCGACGGCCCCCGCGCCATGGAGCTGCTGAAAAAGCTGCAGGACGACGGCAGCTGCAAAAACGTGCTTTACGACGACCAGATAGGCAAGGTTTCGCTCGTAGGCGCGGGCATGAAGTCACACCCCGGCGTTACCGCAGTATTCTGCGAGGCACTTCGCGATGCCGGCGTGAACATCGAACTGATCTCCACCTCTGAGATTCGCATTTCTGTGCTGATCCGGGAGAACGAAGTGGAGAAATCCGTACGCGCGTTGCACGACGCCTTCGACCTTGGCGGCGAAGAGCAAGCCACGGTGTACGCGGGGACGGGGCGTTAG